One window from the genome of Pyrus communis chromosome 16, drPyrComm1.1, whole genome shotgun sequence encodes:
- the LOC137720366 gene encoding uncharacterized protein At1g01500, with protein MGQHDKNSIQILNGPSLAHSAWFEIRLFYVRVAPCVIGSVPDHLTLRHLRREIGVSLEINGIRVPASDSASLTLRRDRVDKESSEVTYVSTDSVRVTGGVEFEVYENNDMVLCGSLERMEGVWLNGNAGGLENDSRTGWSMDCYMAASINSGSSAFFRPKLGVSAPSIEVYIAGCCSGVPVILTKTIQVSPRRKGPRHATLDAIPEDEEVGKEHTKGCNGMIRRKVQITDSEIDEYEAEGKIGHHFYSDEMYTGEDGQLTWFNAGVRVGVGIGLGMCLGIGIGVGLLMRSYQATTSNFRRRFF; from the exons atgGGGCAGCATGACAAAAATTCGATCCAAATTCTAAACGGGCCGTCGTTGGCCCACTCCGCCTGGTTCGAAATCCGGTTGTTTTACGTCCGGGTTGCGCCCTGCGTGATTGGGAGTGTTCCCGACCACCTCACGCTCCGCCACCTCCGACGCGAGATTGGGGTATCGCTTGAAATCAACGGGATCCGGGTTCCGGCGTCGGACTCGGCCTCGCTCACGCTCCGCCGCGATCGGGTCGATAAGGAGTCGTCGGAGGTGACGTACGTCAGCACCGATAGCGTGAGGGTCACCGGTGGGGTTGAATTTGAGGTGTATGAGAACAATGACATGGTTCTGTGTGGGTCTCTGGAGCGGATGGAGGGTGTTTGGCTCAATGGAAATGCGGGGGGATTGGAGAACGATTCGAGAACCGGGTGGAGTATGGATTGCTACATGGCCGCCTCGATCAATTCGGGTTCTTCCGCCTTTTTCCGGCCAAAACTTGGCGTCTCTGCACCGTCAATAGAGGTATATATCGCCGGGTGTTGCTCCGGGGTGCCCGTGATATTGACGAAAACCATACAGGTTAGTCCGAGGCGAAAGGGCCCGAGGCATGCAACGCTCGATGCCATTCCGGAGGATGAGGAGGTTGGGAAGGAGCACACCAAGGGCTGTAATGGGATGATTCGCCGGAAAGTTCAG ATCACAGACTCTGAAATTGATGAGTATGAGGCAGAAGGGAAAATCGGACATCATTTCTACTCCGATGAAATGTACACCGGTGAAGATGGCCAACTTACATGGTTTAATGCTGGTGTTAGAGTTGGTGTTGGAATTGGGCTTGGGATGTGCCTTGGGATAGGGATTGGTGTTGGATTGCTCATGCGTTCCTATCAAGCAACTACCAGTAATTTCAGGAGGAGGTTTTTCTGA